Proteins encoded in a region of the Eretmochelys imbricata isolate rEreImb1 chromosome 10, rEreImb1.hap1, whole genome shotgun sequence genome:
- the PMS2 gene encoding mismatch repair endonuclease PMS2 isoform X3, with product MEAPAPCAQPAKAIKPIDHKSVHQICSGQVVLNLGTAVKELVENGVDAGATNIDLKLKDYGTDLIEVSDNGCGVEEENFEGLTLKYYTSKIQDFSDLMHVGTFGFRGEALSSLCALSDVTIFTCHKSAKVGTRLVFDHNGKITQKTPYPRQQGTTVSVQQLFYTLPVRHKEFQRNIKKEYAKMVQILQAYCIISTGVRINCTNQVGQGKKHSVVCTTGSCSLKENIGAIFGQKQLQSLIPFVQLPPSEAVCEEYGLNSTDTPQNLYSITGFVSHCDHGVGRSTTERQFFFVNQRPCDQSKISKVVNEVYHMYNKHQYPFIVLNICVDSECVDINVTPDKRQILLQQEKVLLAILKTSLVGMFGSSVNKLNINQKLLDITGNFKKIVAEETEKPQTGMLLDSAAQNPKREEKRAMTIVKLRESFSLHQMTESSFQSPNNVGNQPNSPGKRKLMSFLNTSSPVKSQESISSKESEHWRQMDSNTYSVTSRDLRKLENDTDSGCGSTSAESNVGFSTPEVGSCLSNESAGSSPEEEFIISKEELQSVCLETVELSEESLEYDAKFSGVEHELTQVGEQNELSELPQQANSFPPNVKRFKSEQANLKAASCPELRSAEHRASVPHVDVPIEIKKKTVPLEFSMSSLAERLKRLIQQQQKKAETQNYRRFRAKISPGDNKTAEDELRKEIRYFAPSC from the exons ATGGAGGCCCCGGCACCCTG tgcaCAGCCTGCTAAAGCCATCAAGCCTATAGATCATAAATCAGTTCACCAGATCTGTTCAGGACAGGTTGTACTGAATCTAGGCACTGCAGTGAAGGAATTGGTGGAAAACGGTGTAGATGCTGGAGCTACTAATATTG ACCTAAAGCTTAAAGATTATGGAACAGATCTAATAGAAGTTTCAGATAATGGTTGTGGAGTAGAGGAAGAAAACTTTGAGGGCTTAA CTCTGAAATATTATACTTCCAAGATACAAGATTTCTCTGATCTAATGCATGTTGGAACATTTGGATTTCGAGGTGAAGCTCTGAGTTCACTGTGTGCGTTAAG TGATGTTACCATTTTTACTTGTCACAAATCTGCAAAGGTTGGAACTCGTCTGGTATTTGATCACAATGGAAAAATTACTCAGAAAACTCCTTACCCACGACAACAGGGAACAACTGTTAGCGTGCAGCAATTGTTTTATACCTTGCCAGTGCGGCACAAGGAATTTCAACGAAATATTAAAAAG gAATATGCAAAAATGGTCCAAATATTACAAGCATACTGTATCATTTCAACGGGAGTTCGAATTAACTGCACCAATCAGGTTGGCCAAGGGAAAAAACACTCAGTGGTGTGTACCACTGGAAGCTGTAGTCTAAAGGAAAACATTGGAGCAATATTTGGGCAAAAACAG TTGCAAAGCCTCATTCCCTTTGTTCAGCTACCTCCTAGTGAAGCTGTTTGTGAAGAATATGGCCTCAACTCCACTGATACGCCACAGAATCTTTATTC TATTACAGGCTTCGTTTCCCATTGTGATCATGGTGTTGGAAGGAGTACAACAGAGAGACAATTTTTCTTTGTCAATCAGCGACCATGTGACCAATCAAAG ATTTCCAAAGTTGTGAATGAAGTTTACCACATGTATAATAAGCACCAATATCCATTTATCGTTCTTAACATTTGTGTAGATTCTG agTGTGTTGACATCAATGTAACTCCTGACAAGAGGCAAATTTTACTGCAACAGGAGAAGGTTTTGTTAGCAATTTTAAAGACCTCTCTTGTGGGAATGTTTGGTAGCAGTGTCAACAAACTTAACATCAATCAAAAACTGCTGGATATTACAG GTAACTTCAAAAAGATAGTAGCAGAAGAAACAGAAAAACCTCAAACAGGAATGCTGCTTGATTCTGCAGCCCAGAATccaaagagagaagagaaaagagcaATGACTATTGTCAAATTAAGagagtcattctctctccatCAAATGACAGAGAGCAGCTTTCAGAGCCCTAACAATGTCGGAAATCAACCCAACTCCCCAGGGAAGAGAAAACTTATGTCATTTCTTAACACTTCAAGTCCTGTAAAGAGTCAAGAGTCCATCTCCAGCAAGGAGTCTGAACATTGGAGGCAGATGGACTCAAATACATACTCAGTTACTAGCAGAGATTTGAGGAAGTTAGAAAATGACACAGATTCTGGATGTGGTAGCACATCTGCAGAGTCAAATGTTGGCTTTAGTACTCCAGAAGTTGGTAGCTGCCTCAGCAATGAAAGTGCAGGCAGTTCACCTGAAGAAGAATTCATTATTTCAAAAGAGGAGCTTCAAAGTGTATGTCTTGAAACTGTCGAACTTAGTGAGGAATCATTGGAATATGATGCCAAATTTTCAGGGGTTGAACATGAATTGACCCAAGTGGGTGAACAGAATGAACTGAGTGAGTTACCTCAGCAAGCCAATAGTTTTCCCCCAAATGTGAAGCGTTTTAAAAGTGAGCAAGCTAATTTAAAGGCAGCCAGCTGTCCAGAACTGAGGAGTGCTGAGCACCGTGCATCAGTGCCACACGTTGAtgtaccaattgaaattaaaaagaaaactgtgcCACTTGAGTTCTCTATGAGCTCTTTAGCAGAAAGACTAAAAAGGCTAATACAGCAGCAACAGAAAAAGGCAGAAACACAGAATTATAGAAGATTTAGAGCAAAGATTAGCCCTGGAGACAATAAAACAGCAGAGGATGaattaagaaaagaaatcagGTATTTTGCACCTTCTTGTTAA
- the PMS2 gene encoding mismatch repair endonuclease PMS2 isoform X2: MEAPAPCAQPAKAIKPIDHKSVHQICSGQVVLNLGTAVKELVENGVDAGATNIDLKLKDYGTDLIEVSDNGCGVEEENFEGLTLKYYTSKIQDFSDLMHVGTFGFRGEALSSLCALSDVTIFTCHKSAKVGTRLVFDHNGKITQKTPYPRQQGTTVSVQQLFYTLPVRHKEFQRNIKKEYAKMVQILQAYCIISTGVRINCTNQVGQGKKHSVVCTTGSCSLKENIGAIFGQKQLQSLIPFVQLPPSEAVCEEYGLNSTDTPQNLYSITGFVSHCDHGVGRSTTERQFFFVNQRPCDQSKISKVVNEVYHMYNKHQYPFIVLNICVDSECVDINVTPDKRQILLQQEKVLLAILKTSLVGMFGSSVNKLNINQKLLDITGNFKKIVAEETEKPQTGMLLDSAAQNPKREEKRAMTIVKLRESFSLHQMTESSFQSPNNVGNQPNSPGKRKLMSFLNTSSPVKSQESISSKESEHWRQMDSNTYSVTSRDLRKLENDTDSGCGSTSAESNVGFSTPEVGSCLSNESAGSSPEEEFIISKEELQSVCLETVELSEESLEYDAKFSGVEHELTQVGEQNELSELPQQANSFPPNVKRFKSEQANLKAASCPELRSAEHRASVPHVDVPIEIKKKTVPLEFSMSSLAERLKRLIQQQQKKAETQNYRRFRAKISPGDNKTAEDELRKEISKEMFAKMEIIGQFNLGFIVAKLNSDLFIIDQHATDEKYNFEMLQQHNILQGQKLIA; the protein is encoded by the exons ATGGAGGCCCCGGCACCCTG tgcaCAGCCTGCTAAAGCCATCAAGCCTATAGATCATAAATCAGTTCACCAGATCTGTTCAGGACAGGTTGTACTGAATCTAGGCACTGCAGTGAAGGAATTGGTGGAAAACGGTGTAGATGCTGGAGCTACTAATATTG ACCTAAAGCTTAAAGATTATGGAACAGATCTAATAGAAGTTTCAGATAATGGTTGTGGAGTAGAGGAAGAAAACTTTGAGGGCTTAA CTCTGAAATATTATACTTCCAAGATACAAGATTTCTCTGATCTAATGCATGTTGGAACATTTGGATTTCGAGGTGAAGCTCTGAGTTCACTGTGTGCGTTAAG TGATGTTACCATTTTTACTTGTCACAAATCTGCAAAGGTTGGAACTCGTCTGGTATTTGATCACAATGGAAAAATTACTCAGAAAACTCCTTACCCACGACAACAGGGAACAACTGTTAGCGTGCAGCAATTGTTTTATACCTTGCCAGTGCGGCACAAGGAATTTCAACGAAATATTAAAAAG gAATATGCAAAAATGGTCCAAATATTACAAGCATACTGTATCATTTCAACGGGAGTTCGAATTAACTGCACCAATCAGGTTGGCCAAGGGAAAAAACACTCAGTGGTGTGTACCACTGGAAGCTGTAGTCTAAAGGAAAACATTGGAGCAATATTTGGGCAAAAACAG TTGCAAAGCCTCATTCCCTTTGTTCAGCTACCTCCTAGTGAAGCTGTTTGTGAAGAATATGGCCTCAACTCCACTGATACGCCACAGAATCTTTATTC TATTACAGGCTTCGTTTCCCATTGTGATCATGGTGTTGGAAGGAGTACAACAGAGAGACAATTTTTCTTTGTCAATCAGCGACCATGTGACCAATCAAAG ATTTCCAAAGTTGTGAATGAAGTTTACCACATGTATAATAAGCACCAATATCCATTTATCGTTCTTAACATTTGTGTAGATTCTG agTGTGTTGACATCAATGTAACTCCTGACAAGAGGCAAATTTTACTGCAACAGGAGAAGGTTTTGTTAGCAATTTTAAAGACCTCTCTTGTGGGAATGTTTGGTAGCAGTGTCAACAAACTTAACATCAATCAAAAACTGCTGGATATTACAG GTAACTTCAAAAAGATAGTAGCAGAAGAAACAGAAAAACCTCAAACAGGAATGCTGCTTGATTCTGCAGCCCAGAATccaaagagagaagagaaaagagcaATGACTATTGTCAAATTAAGagagtcattctctctccatCAAATGACAGAGAGCAGCTTTCAGAGCCCTAACAATGTCGGAAATCAACCCAACTCCCCAGGGAAGAGAAAACTTATGTCATTTCTTAACACTTCAAGTCCTGTAAAGAGTCAAGAGTCCATCTCCAGCAAGGAGTCTGAACATTGGAGGCAGATGGACTCAAATACATACTCAGTTACTAGCAGAGATTTGAGGAAGTTAGAAAATGACACAGATTCTGGATGTGGTAGCACATCTGCAGAGTCAAATGTTGGCTTTAGTACTCCAGAAGTTGGTAGCTGCCTCAGCAATGAAAGTGCAGGCAGTTCACCTGAAGAAGAATTCATTATTTCAAAAGAGGAGCTTCAAAGTGTATGTCTTGAAACTGTCGAACTTAGTGAGGAATCATTGGAATATGATGCCAAATTTTCAGGGGTTGAACATGAATTGACCCAAGTGGGTGAACAGAATGAACTGAGTGAGTTACCTCAGCAAGCCAATAGTTTTCCCCCAAATGTGAAGCGTTTTAAAAGTGAGCAAGCTAATTTAAAGGCAGCCAGCTGTCCAGAACTGAGGAGTGCTGAGCACCGTGCATCAGTGCCACACGTTGAtgtaccaattgaaattaaaaagaaaactgtgcCACTTGAGTTCTCTATGAGCTCTTTAGCAGAAAGACTAAAAAGGCTAATACAGCAGCAACAGAAAAAGGCAGAAACACAGAATTATAGAAGATTTAGAGCAAAGATTAGCCCTGGAGACAATAAAACAGCAGAGGATGaattaagaaaagaaatcag
- the AIMP2 gene encoding aminoacyl tRNA synthase complex-interacting multifunctional protein 2 isoform X1, with protein sequence MPMYKVRPFHGAPGAVRAEQLPTCMYPMQNLHRGPAAAAPLHQEEVDPSLLALESRQEEILKRLYELKTAVDGLSKMIQTPDADFDVTNIIQADECAPLTANTADLDSMLGKDYDALKDIVINANPSQPPLSLLVLHSLLCERYKILSAVHTHSSVKCVPENLLKCFGEQTRKQSRHEYQLGFTLIWKNVPKPQMKFSIQTMCPIEGEGNIARFLFSLFGQKHNVVTSTLIDSWVDTAIFQLKEGSNKEKAAVLRSMNTTLGKTSWLGGNELTVADIVAWCALQQTSSSNAVPANVQKWMKSCENLVPFNSALKLLK encoded by the exons ATGCCCATGTACAAGGTGAGGCCCTTTCACGGGGCGCCCGGGGCGGTGCGGGCCGAGCAGCTCCCCACCTGTATGTACCCGATGCAGAACCTGCACCGCGGCCCGGCGGCCGCTGCGCCACTGCACCAG GAAGAGGTTGACCCATCACTTCTAGCACTTGAATCCCGCCAAGAAGAGATCTTAAAACGCTTGTATGAACTTAAAACTGCTGTCGATGGGCTCTCAAAAATGATACAGACACCAGATGCCGACTTTGATGTAACGAATATAATCCAAGCTGATGAATGTGCTCCTTTGACTGCAAACACAGCAGACCTAGATTCAATGCTTGGGAAG GATTATGATGCTCTGAAAGATATTGTGATCAATGCAAACCCTTCTCAACCTCCATTGTCACTGTtagtactgcacagtctgctgtgTGAGCGTTATAAGATTTTATCAGCTGTTCATACACACTCATCAGTGAAATGTGTGCCAGAAAACCTCTTGAAATGCTTCGGTGAGCAGACTAGGAAACAATCACGTCACGAGTACCAGTTGGGCTTCACTCTCATTTGGAAGAATG TTCCCAAGCCCCAGATGAAGTTCAGCATTCAAACCATGTGTCCCATTGAAGGAGAAGGAAATATTGCTAGATTTTTGTTCTCCTTATTTGGCCAGAAGCATAATGTAGTCACTTCAACACTGATAGACAGTTGGGTGGATACAGCCATCTTCCAGCTGAAGGAAGGTAGCAATAAAGAAAAAGCAGCAGTCTTACGCTCCATGAACACCACCCTTGGCAAGACATCCTGGCTGGGGGGAAATGAACTCACTGTAGCAGACATCGTGGCGTGGTGTGCACTTCAGCAGACAAGTAGCTCTAATGCTGTCCCAGCCAATGTACAGAAATGGATGAAGTCTTGTGAGAATTTGGTACCTTTCAACAGTGCCCTTAAACTATTAAAATGA
- the AIMP2 gene encoding aminoacyl tRNA synthase complex-interacting multifunctional protein 2 isoform X2, with the protein MPMYKEEVDPSLLALESRQEEILKRLYELKTAVDGLSKMIQTPDADFDVTNIIQADECAPLTANTADLDSMLGKDYDALKDIVINANPSQPPLSLLVLHSLLCERYKILSAVHTHSSVKCVPENLLKCFGEQTRKQSRHEYQLGFTLIWKNVPKPQMKFSIQTMCPIEGEGNIARFLFSLFGQKHNVVTSTLIDSWVDTAIFQLKEGSNKEKAAVLRSMNTTLGKTSWLGGNELTVADIVAWCALQQTSSSNAVPANVQKWMKSCENLVPFNSALKLLK; encoded by the exons ATGCCCATGTACAAG GAAGAGGTTGACCCATCACTTCTAGCACTTGAATCCCGCCAAGAAGAGATCTTAAAACGCTTGTATGAACTTAAAACTGCTGTCGATGGGCTCTCAAAAATGATACAGACACCAGATGCCGACTTTGATGTAACGAATATAATCCAAGCTGATGAATGTGCTCCTTTGACTGCAAACACAGCAGACCTAGATTCAATGCTTGGGAAG GATTATGATGCTCTGAAAGATATTGTGATCAATGCAAACCCTTCTCAACCTCCATTGTCACTGTtagtactgcacagtctgctgtgTGAGCGTTATAAGATTTTATCAGCTGTTCATACACACTCATCAGTGAAATGTGTGCCAGAAAACCTCTTGAAATGCTTCGGTGAGCAGACTAGGAAACAATCACGTCACGAGTACCAGTTGGGCTTCACTCTCATTTGGAAGAATG TTCCCAAGCCCCAGATGAAGTTCAGCATTCAAACCATGTGTCCCATTGAAGGAGAAGGAAATATTGCTAGATTTTTGTTCTCCTTATTTGGCCAGAAGCATAATGTAGTCACTTCAACACTGATAGACAGTTGGGTGGATACAGCCATCTTCCAGCTGAAGGAAGGTAGCAATAAAGAAAAAGCAGCAGTCTTACGCTCCATGAACACCACCCTTGGCAAGACATCCTGGCTGGGGGGAAATGAACTCACTGTAGCAGACATCGTGGCGTGGTGTGCACTTCAGCAGACAAGTAGCTCTAATGCTGTCCCAGCCAATGTACAGAAATGGATGAAGTCTTGTGAGAATTTGGTACCTTTCAACAGTGCCCTTAAACTATTAAAATGA
- the AIMP2 gene encoding aminoacyl tRNA synthase complex-interacting multifunctional protein 2 isoform X3, which translates to MIQTPDADFDVTNIIQADECAPLTANTADLDSMLGKDYDALKDIVINANPSQPPLSLLVLHSLLCERYKILSAVHTHSSVKCVPENLLKCFGEQTRKQSRHEYQLGFTLIWKNVPKPQMKFSIQTMCPIEGEGNIARFLFSLFGQKHNVVTSTLIDSWVDTAIFQLKEGSNKEKAAVLRSMNTTLGKTSWLGGNELTVADIVAWCALQQTSSSNAVPANVQKWMKSCENLVPFNSALKLLK; encoded by the exons ATGATACAGACACCAGATGCCGACTTTGATGTAACGAATATAATCCAAGCTGATGAATGTGCTCCTTTGACTGCAAACACAGCAGACCTAGATTCAATGCTTGGGAAG GATTATGATGCTCTGAAAGATATTGTGATCAATGCAAACCCTTCTCAACCTCCATTGTCACTGTtagtactgcacagtctgctgtgTGAGCGTTATAAGATTTTATCAGCTGTTCATACACACTCATCAGTGAAATGTGTGCCAGAAAACCTCTTGAAATGCTTCGGTGAGCAGACTAGGAAACAATCACGTCACGAGTACCAGTTGGGCTTCACTCTCATTTGGAAGAATG TTCCCAAGCCCCAGATGAAGTTCAGCATTCAAACCATGTGTCCCATTGAAGGAGAAGGAAATATTGCTAGATTTTTGTTCTCCTTATTTGGCCAGAAGCATAATGTAGTCACTTCAACACTGATAGACAGTTGGGTGGATACAGCCATCTTCCAGCTGAAGGAAGGTAGCAATAAAGAAAAAGCAGCAGTCTTACGCTCCATGAACACCACCCTTGGCAAGACATCCTGGCTGGGGGGAAATGAACTCACTGTAGCAGACATCGTGGCGTGGTGTGCACTTCAGCAGACAAGTAGCTCTAATGCTGTCCCAGCCAATGTACAGAAATGGATGAAGTCTTGTGAGAATTTGGTACCTTTCAACAGTGCCCTTAAACTATTAAAATGA